One uncultured Alphaproteobacteria bacterium genomic region harbors:
- the acnA gene encoding aconitate hydratase 1 (Evidence 2a : Function of homologous gene experimentally demonstrated in an other organism; PubMedId : 20053887, 9421904; Product type e : enzyme), which yields MTTCGQDTLNTRKTLTVEGKSYDYFSIPAAEAGIPGLSRLPFSLKVLLENLLRHEDGKTVTVDDIKAMGAWLETRTSEQEIAYRPARVLMQDFTGVPGIVDLAAMRDAMVKLGGDPKKINPLSPVDLVIDHSVMVDAFGSPAAMARNMALEFARNGERYAFLRWGQTAFDNFRVVPPGTGICHQVNVEYLAQTVWTGTCDDGAEIAYPDTLVGTDSHTTMVNGQAVLGWGVGGIEAEAAMLGQPVSMLIPEVVGFRITGKLPSGTTATDLVLTVTEMLRKKGVVGKFVEFYGPGLDDMPLTDRATIANMAPEYGATCGFFPIDAETLRFLAFTGRDPQRIKLVEAYAKAQGLWRDASTPEPVFTDTLELDMGTVQPSLAGPKRPQDRISLAQAATAFRNAYPAADMSRRFPVTGQDYTIGHGDVMIAAITSCTNTSNPSVLMAAGLLAQKAVAKGLKAKPWVKTSLAPGSQVVTDYLEAAGLMPALEALGFDVVGYGCTTCIGNSGPLADELVEAIDAQDLTVAAVLSGNRNFEGRVSPNTKANYLASPPLVVAYAIAGSVGVDLVTAPLGEDKDGKPVFLKDIWPTPHEIQEAIAKFVTPEMYRRRYADVFVGPEEWRKVEFPEGLTYSWDEGSTYVKNPPYFDDLTMDPPGIDDIVGARPLAILGDSVTTDHISPAGNIKAAGPAGTYLAERQISKADFNSYGARRGNHEVMMRGTFANIRIKNEMAPGTEGGVTRLMPEGEPMSIYDAAMKYEERGVPLVVVAGKEYGTGSSRDWAAKGTKLLGVRAVIVESFERIHRSNLVGMGILPLQFKPGTTRKTLDLDGSETFTIRGLAAIQPRQDVTVEITRADGTREEVVVTCRIDTEDELSYMRHGGILPYVLRNLAAA from the coding sequence ATGACGACGTGTGGCCAGGACACCCTGAACACCCGAAAAACCCTCACCGTCGAAGGCAAGTCCTACGACTACTTCAGCATCCCCGCCGCCGAGGCGGGCATTCCCGGGCTCTCCCGCCTGCCGTTCTCGCTCAAGGTGCTGCTCGAAAATCTGTTGCGCCACGAGGACGGCAAGACCGTCACCGTCGACGACATCAAGGCGATGGGCGCGTGGCTCGAAACCCGCACCTCGGAGCAGGAGATCGCCTACCGCCCGGCGCGCGTGCTGATGCAGGACTTCACCGGTGTGCCCGGCATCGTCGACCTCGCGGCGATGCGCGACGCGATGGTCAAGCTCGGCGGCGACCCGAAGAAGATCAATCCGCTCTCCCCGGTCGACCTCGTCATCGACCACTCGGTGATGGTCGACGCGTTCGGCTCCCCCGCGGCGATGGCGCGCAACATGGCGCTGGAGTTCGCCCGCAACGGCGAGCGTTACGCCTTCCTGCGCTGGGGCCAGACCGCCTTCGACAACTTCCGCGTGGTGCCGCCCGGCACCGGCATCTGCCATCAGGTCAACGTCGAGTACCTGGCGCAGACGGTGTGGACCGGCACCTGCGACGACGGCGCCGAGATCGCGTATCCCGACACTCTGGTCGGCACCGACAGCCACACCACCATGGTCAACGGTCAGGCGGTGCTCGGCTGGGGCGTCGGCGGCATCGAGGCCGAGGCGGCGATGCTCGGACAGCCGGTGTCGATGCTGATCCCCGAGGTCGTCGGCTTCCGCATCACCGGCAAGCTACCCTCGGGCACCACCGCCACCGACCTCGTGCTCACCGTCACCGAGATGCTGCGCAAGAAGGGCGTGGTCGGCAAGTTCGTCGAATTCTACGGCCCCGGCCTCGACGACATGCCGCTCACCGACCGCGCGACGATCGCCAACATGGCGCCGGAATACGGCGCCACCTGCGGCTTCTTCCCGATCGACGCGGAGACCCTGCGCTTCCTCGCCTTCACCGGCCGCGACCCGCAGCGGATCAAGCTCGTCGAGGCCTACGCCAAGGCGCAGGGCCTGTGGCGCGACGCGAGCACCCCCGAGCCGGTGTTCACCGACACCCTCGAACTCGACATGGGCACGGTGCAGCCCTCGCTCGCCGGGCCGAAGCGCCCGCAGGACCGCATCTCGCTCGCCCAGGCGGCCACCGCGTTCCGCAACGCCTACCCCGCCGCCGACATGAGCCGGCGCTTCCCGGTGACCGGCCAGGACTACACCATCGGCCACGGCGACGTGATGATCGCCGCGATCACCTCATGCACCAACACCTCCAACCCGTCGGTGCTGATGGCCGCGGGCCTGCTGGCGCAGAAGGCGGTGGCCAAGGGCCTGAAGGCCAAGCCGTGGGTCAAGACCTCGCTCGCCCCCGGCAGCCAGGTGGTCACCGACTATCTCGAGGCGGCCGGTCTGATGCCCGCGCTCGAGGCCCTCGGCTTCGACGTCGTCGGCTACGGCTGCACCACCTGCATCGGCAACTCCGGCCCGCTCGCCGACGAACTGGTGGAGGCGATCGACGCGCAGGACCTCACGGTCGCGGCGGTGCTGTCCGGCAACCGCAACTTCGAGGGTCGCGTCTCCCCCAACACCAAGGCGAACTACCTCGCCTCGCCGCCGCTGGTGGTCGCCTACGCGATCGCCGGGTCGGTCGGGGTCGATCTCGTCACCGCCCCGCTGGGCGAGGACAAGGACGGCAAGCCGGTGTTCCTCAAGGACATCTGGCCGACGCCCCACGAGATCCAGGAGGCGATCGCCAAGTTCGTCACGCCGGAGATGTACCGTCGCCGCTACGCCGACGTGTTCGTCGGCCCGGAGGAATGGCGCAAGGTCGAATTCCCCGAGGGGCTGACCTACTCGTGGGACGAAGGCTCGACCTACGTCAAGAACCCGCCCTACTTCGACGACCTGACGATGGACCCGCCCGGCATCGACGACATCGTCGGCGCGCGGCCGCTGGCGATCCTGGGCGATTCCGTCACCACCGACCACATCTCCCCCGCGGGCAACATCAAGGCCGCGGGTCCGGCCGGCACCTACCTCGCCGAACGGCAGATCTCCAAGGCCGACTTCAACAGCTACGGCGCGCGCCGCGGCAACCATGAAGTGATGATGCGCGGCACCTTCGCCAACATCCGCATCAAGAACGAAATGGCCCCCGGCACCGAAGGCGGCGTCACCCGCTTGATGCCCGAAGGCGAGCCGATGTCGATCTACGACGCGGCGATGAAGTACGAGGAACGCGGCGTGCCGCTGGTGGTGGTGGCGGGCAAGGAATACGGCACCGGCTCGTCGCGCGACTGGGCGGCCAAGGGCACCAAGCTCCTCGGCGTGCGCGCGGTGATCGTCGAGAGCTTCGAGCGCATCCACCGCTCGAACCTCGTCGGCATGGGCATCCTGCCGTTGCAGTTCAAGCCGGGCACCACCCGCAAGACCCTCGACCTCGACGGCAGCGAAACCTTCACCATCCGCGGCCTCGCGGCGATCCAGCCGCGCCAGGACGTGACGGTGGAAATCACCCGCGCCGACGGCACCCGGGAAGAGGTGGTGGTGACCTGCCGCATCGATACCGAGGACGAACTCTCCTACATGCGCCACGGCGGCATCCTCCCCTACGTGCTGAGGAACCTCGCCGCCGCCTAA
- a CDS encoding hypothetical protein (Evidence 5 : No homology to any previously reported sequences), translating into MGEVANPPPVSDRRATAFSGAEEPLLTELYRDPTLHAVLRRDGIEVETLQAMVAAAQKRLMPDAA; encoded by the coding sequence ATGGGCGAAGTCGCCAATCCGCCGCCGGTTTCCGACCGCCGCGCCACCGCATTCAGCGGCGCCGAGGAACCCCTGCTAACCGAACTCTATCGCGACCCCACGCTGCACGCGGTGCTGCGCCGCGACGGCATCGAGGTCGAAACGCTCCAGGCGATGGTCGCCGCCGCGCAGAAACGCCTGATGCCCGACGCCGCCTGA
- a CDS encoding Tellurite resistance protein, producing MPLRDRLAAFPTPAAGLALGLASLAALWQAEFPAAVGVRAAGALAAGAIVLAVIAKFLAHPRILMTELAHPVVGSVIPTLAMATMVISASTGPLHTPLWLAAVAAHIGFFTVFVVHRARDPQLSHMVPSWFVPPIGIVVAVLTVPGEPWRPLADACLWFGIAAYAAMLPMMLHRLIFRDTIAPPARPTIAIMAAPPNLCLAGYLSFVAEPNLLTVVVLLGLGILMAIVVYIGFSELLRLPFSPGYAAFTFPTVIAANASFKAARYFEQAGLAPDAVAPLRHWATMELLIATVVVAYVAARYLGHYAATRRVVAA from the coding sequence ATGCCGCTGCGCGACCGCCTCGCCGCCTTCCCCACTCCCGCCGCGGGCCTCGCGCTCGGGCTCGCCAGTCTTGCCGCGCTGTGGCAGGCGGAATTTCCCGCCGCGGTCGGCGTGCGCGCCGCGGGCGCTCTGGCGGCGGGGGCGATCGTCCTCGCGGTGATCGCGAAGTTCCTCGCCCACCCGCGCATCCTGATGACCGAACTCGCGCATCCGGTGGTCGGCTCGGTGATCCCCACCCTGGCGATGGCGACGATGGTGATCTCCGCCAGCACCGGCCCGCTCCACACCCCGCTCTGGCTCGCCGCGGTCGCCGCGCATATCGGGTTCTTCACGGTGTTCGTCGTCCACCGCGCCCGCGACCCCCAGCTGTCGCACATGGTGCCGAGCTGGTTCGTGCCGCCGATCGGCATCGTCGTGGCCGTCCTCACCGTCCCCGGCGAGCCCTGGCGCCCCCTCGCCGACGCCTGCCTGTGGTTCGGCATCGCGGCCTACGCGGCGATGCTGCCGATGATGCTGCACCGCCTGATCTTCCGCGACACCATCGCGCCGCCCGCGCGCCCCACCATCGCGATCATGGCCGCGCCGCCGAACCTCTGCCTCGCCGGATATCTCTCGTTCGTCGCCGAGCCCAACCTCCTCACCGTCGTCGTCCTTCTCGGCCTCGGCATCCTCATGGCGATCGTCGTCTACATCGGCTTCAGCGAACTCCTGCGTCTGCCGTTCTCGCCCGGCTACGCCGCCTTCACCTTTCCCACCGTGATCGCCGCCAACGCCTCGTTCAAGGCCGCCCGCTACTTCGAGCAGGCGGGCCTCGCGCCGGACGCGGTCGCGCCGCTGCGGCATTGGGCGACGATGGAGCTGCTGATCGCCACCGTCGTCGTCGCCTACGTCGCGGCGCGCTACCTCGGCCATTACGCAGCGACCCGGCGCGTCGTCGCGGCCTGA
- a CDS encoding Serine/threonine protein phosphatase — protein sequence MGQSEVWRTFDSPGRLWVVGAVHGEADRLRSVHDQLSRQFHPDDRVVYTGDLMGYGPDVVGAVNELLLFRRALMARHEVDPENIVVLRGAQEEMWRKLLQLHFAPDPAGVLDWMLGRGLDASLRAYGLNATEAMNAAREGRTALSRWAGHAADVMNDHDGHRALMAHLKHAAVVGDGSMLVVNAGFERGVALDKQLDSFWWGGADFDTLTPEATGFNLAVRGSARGASGVRFGRYVVTLDGGAGRGGSVCAALFGPDGHTVQVIEV from the coding sequence ATGGGACAATCGGAAGTGTGGCGCACGTTCGACAGCCCCGGCAGACTCTGGGTGGTCGGGGCGGTCCACGGCGAGGCCGACCGCCTGCGCAGCGTCCACGACCAGCTCTCCCGCCAGTTCCACCCCGACGACCGCGTCGTCTACACCGGCGACCTGATGGGCTACGGCCCCGACGTGGTCGGCGCGGTCAACGAACTCCTGCTGTTCCGCCGCGCGCTGATGGCGCGGCACGAGGTCGATCCGGAGAACATCGTCGTCCTGCGCGGCGCGCAGGAGGAGATGTGGCGCAAGCTTCTGCAGCTCCATTTCGCTCCCGATCCCGCCGGCGTGCTCGACTGGATGCTCGGGCGCGGCCTCGACGCCAGCCTCCGGGCCTACGGCCTCAACGCGACCGAGGCGATGAACGCCGCCCGCGAGGGGCGGACCGCCCTCTCGCGCTGGGCGGGCCACGCGGCCGACGTGATGAACGATCACGACGGGCACCGCGCCCTGATGGCGCACCTCAAACACGCCGCCGTCGTCGGCGACGGCTCGATGCTGGTGGTCAACGCCGGATTCGAGCGCGGCGTCGCCCTCGACAAGCAGCTCGACTCCTTCTGGTGGGGCGGCGCCGATTTCGACACGCTCACCCCCGAAGCCACCGGCTTCAACCTCGCGGTGCGCGGCTCCGCCCGCGGCGCGTCGGGCGTCCGCTTCGGCCGCTACGTCGTCACTCTCGACGGCGGCGCGGGCCGCGGCGGATCGGTCTGCGCCGCCCTCTTCGGCCCGGACGGACACACGGTTCAGGTGATCGAGGTCTGA
- the rsgA gene encoding putative ribosome biogenesis GTPase RsgA (Evidence 3 : Function proposed based on presence of conserved amino acid motif, structural feature or limited homology): MPSPDLRLADLGWTPSFAAQFSPSDSPDHLAVRVMAVHRDRIAVLGETVDATIPSRLPDATHPTVGDWLIVARDTLRPVRILGRTSLFQRRAAGTGREVQLIAANVDTLFVVSSCNRDFNPARIERYLVLAREAGVLPVVVLTKADLADDAGDYARTARRLLPGLIVETLDARDASAAAGLGVWCGPGQTVALLGSSGVGKSTLVNTLAGSSAATGAIRADDDRGRHTTTARALHRLAHGGWLLDTPGMRELQLADARDGLDEVFDDIVALARTCRFSDCTHDAEPGCAIRAAIAAGRLDPQRLARWRKLAAENAFNTASLAERRARDRAFGKMVRTAMRDKTDRERR, translated from the coding sequence ATGCCTTCACCCGACCTCCGTCTGGCCGACCTCGGCTGGACTCCGTCTTTCGCCGCCCAGTTCTCCCCGAGCGACTCCCCCGACCATCTTGCCGTCCGCGTCATGGCCGTGCATCGCGACCGGATCGCCGTCCTGGGCGAGACCGTCGACGCGACGATCCCGTCCCGCCTGCCGGACGCCACCCATCCCACCGTCGGCGACTGGCTGATCGTCGCGCGCGACACCCTGCGCCCGGTCCGCATCCTCGGCCGGACCAGCCTGTTCCAGCGGCGCGCCGCCGGCACCGGCCGCGAGGTCCAGTTGATCGCCGCCAACGTCGACACGTTGTTCGTGGTGTCGTCGTGCAACCGCGACTTCAACCCGGCGCGGATCGAACGCTACCTCGTCCTCGCCCGCGAGGCCGGAGTGCTGCCGGTGGTGGTTCTCACCAAGGCCGACCTCGCCGACGACGCCGGCGACTACGCCCGAACCGCGCGCCGCCTCCTCCCCGGCCTGATCGTCGAGACTCTCGACGCCCGCGATGCAAGCGCCGCGGCCGGACTCGGCGTCTGGTGCGGACCGGGGCAGACGGTGGCCCTGCTGGGCTCCTCGGGCGTCGGCAAATCCACGCTCGTCAACACCCTCGCCGGAAGCTCCGCCGCCACCGGCGCGATCCGCGCCGACGACGACCGCGGACGCCACACCACCACCGCCCGGGCGCTGCACCGCCTGGCCCACGGCGGCTGGCTGCTCGACACCCCCGGCATGCGGGAGCTGCAACTCGCCGACGCGCGCGACGGCCTCGACGAGGTCTTCGACGACATCGTCGCCCTCGCGCGGACGTGCCGGTTCTCCGACTGCACCCACGACGCCGAACCGGGATGCGCGATCCGCGCCGCGATCGCGGCCGGGCGCCTCGACCCGCAACGCCTGGCGCGCTGGCGCAAACTCGCCGCCGAGAACGCGTTCAACACCGCGAGCCTCGCCGAGCGCCGCGCCCGCGACCGCGCATTCGGCAAGATGGTGCGCACCGCGATGCGCGACAAAACCGACCGGGAGCGCCGCTGA
- the yeiE gene encoding Uncharacterized HTH-type transcriptional regulator YeiE, with amino-acid sequence MNISAITLRQLRVFDAVARHGSLTRAAADLFVTKAAVSVALRELEAQLGTPLFDRIGNRLRLNACGAQLRPLADDVLARVAALENAFGGDGLGGALRIGASVTIGNHILPRLLAAYLPRVTIPPPQVTIANTARLAEMLLRYDLDVAFVEGSTHGAPLAVEPLWRDRLRVIAAPGHRLADGRPHRVVELAGETWVLREADSGTREQFARHFEPEIPWTLGLEFNSNEAIVGAVAAGLGLGFLSELAIADALAAGRIAAVALDANHERSLDAALARGKFQSPLLRDFLEFCRVWRA; translated from the coding sequence ATGAACATCTCGGCGATCACGCTCCGGCAGTTGCGGGTCTTCGACGCGGTGGCCCGGCACGGCTCGCTGACCCGCGCGGCGGCGGACCTGTTCGTGACCAAGGCGGCGGTGTCGGTGGCGCTGCGGGAGCTGGAGGCGCAGCTCGGCACGCCGCTGTTCGACCGCATCGGCAACCGCTTGCGGCTCAACGCCTGCGGCGCGCAACTGCGGCCGCTGGCCGACGACGTGCTGGCGCGGGTGGCGGCGCTCGAAAACGCGTTCGGCGGCGACGGGCTGGGCGGCGCGCTTCGGATCGGCGCGAGCGTGACGATCGGCAACCACATCCTGCCGCGTCTGCTGGCCGCCTATCTGCCGCGGGTGACGATTCCGCCGCCGCAGGTGACGATCGCCAACACCGCGCGGCTGGCCGAGATGCTGCTGCGCTACGACCTCGACGTGGCGTTCGTCGAGGGCAGCACCCACGGCGCGCCGTTGGCGGTGGAACCGCTGTGGCGCGACCGGCTCCGCGTGATCGCCGCGCCCGGCCACCGCCTGGCGGACGGGCGGCCGCACCGGGTGGTGGAACTGGCGGGCGAAACCTGGGTGTTGCGGGAGGCGGATTCCGGGACGCGCGAGCAGTTCGCGCGGCATTTCGAGCCCGAGATTCCCTGGACCCTCGGCCTCGAATTCAACTCCAACGAGGCGATCGTCGGCGCGGTGGCGGCGGGGCTGGGGCTCGGCTTCCTCTCCGAACTGGCGATCGCCGACGCTCTCGCCGCCGGGCGGATCGCGGCGGTCGCGCTGGACGCGAACCACGAACGCAGCCTCGATGCGGCGCTGGCGCGGGGCAAGTTCCAAAGCCCGCTGCTGCGGGACTTCCTGGAGTTCTGTCGGGTCTGGCGCGCCTGA
- a CDS encoding YeeE/YedE family protein: MSELRYDARGLAPTCPVRCGGAALRRRTWSPYAAGVLIGLLQVPAFLLVNTALGASSSFVTLGAHVAAWFDPGAIDNAYFAAHAAGGKNWWQVALVAGIALGAFLSARLSGTRRGAVAPAWRKATGIATFAPRAAMAFAGGFILLFGARIAGGCTSGHGISGLAQLAVSSGVTVAAMFAAGIGAALLMRRV; encoded by the coding sequence ATGTCCGAACTTCGTTACGACGCGCGCGGCCTCGCGCCCACCTGCCCGGTGCGGTGCGGCGGCGCGGCCTTGCGCCGCCGCACCTGGTCGCCCTACGCCGCAGGCGTGCTCATCGGCCTGCTGCAGGTTCCGGCGTTTCTTCTGGTGAACACCGCGCTCGGCGCGTCGTCGTCGTTCGTCACCCTGGGCGCGCACGTCGCCGCGTGGTTCGACCCCGGCGCGATCGACAACGCCTATTTCGCCGCCCACGCGGCGGGCGGCAAGAACTGGTGGCAGGTGGCGCTGGTGGCGGGAATCGCGCTCGGCGCGTTCCTGTCCGCCCGCCTCTCCGGCACCCGCCGCGGCGCGGTTGCGCCGGCGTGGCGCAAGGCCACCGGCATCGCGACCTTCGCGCCGCGCGCGGCGATGGCGTTCGCGGGTGGTTTCATCCTGTTGTTCGGCGCGCGGATCGCGGGTGGCTGCACCTCGGGGCATGGAATTTCCGGACTCGCCCAGTTGGCGGTCTCCTCCGGCGTCACCGTCGCGGCGATGTTCGCCGCCGGGATCGGCGCGGCGCTGCTGATGCGGAGGGTCTGA
- a CDS encoding putative Membrane protein (Evidence 3 : Function proposed based on presence of conserved amino acid motif, structural feature or limited homology), with protein sequence MGVTAMMMLGLAMGAAFGFALEKGRVFEPGVIVGQMQFRSFTMLKMFVAAVITGLVVLAALNGIWGVKLHPKAAEFGANVAGGSLLGIGIVLAGACPGTVFAQIGAGYRDAWFTLAGGLAGAVAFGYAEPALRPLLSGGPGKLTFDALLGLPFWAVALAFAAALAAGLMVLERLRPWREDLGPEADGLRD encoded by the coding sequence ATGGGCGTGACGGCTATGATGATGCTCGGCCTCGCCATGGGCGCGGCGTTCGGCTTCGCCCTGGAGAAGGGGCGGGTGTTCGAGCCCGGCGTGATCGTCGGACAGATGCAGTTCCGCAGCTTCACGATGCTCAAGATGTTCGTCGCGGCGGTGATCACCGGCCTGGTGGTGCTCGCCGCGCTCAACGGCATCTGGGGCGTGAAGCTCCACCCCAAGGCCGCCGAGTTCGGCGCCAACGTCGCGGGCGGCAGCCTGCTCGGCATCGGCATCGTGCTCGCGGGCGCGTGCCCGGGCACGGTGTTCGCGCAGATCGGCGCGGGCTATCGCGACGCATGGTTCACCCTCGCGGGCGGCCTCGCCGGGGCGGTCGCGTTCGGCTATGCCGAACCGGCGCTGCGCCCCCTGCTCTCCGGCGGTCCGGGCAAGCTCACGTTCGACGCGTTGCTGGGCCTGCCCTTCTGGGCGGTGGCGCTCGCCTTCGCCGCGGCGCTGGCGGCGGGGCTCATGGTCCTGGAAAGACTGCGCCCGTGGCGCGAGGATCTGGGGCCGGAGGCCGACGGCCTACGCGACTGA
- a CDS encoding Na+/H+ antiporter produces the protein MDLVLTILALLAAVIAAGVIEKALRLPLPRPLLQIGVGAAIGAVGGLGLPLDPEVFFLLFLPPLLFLDGWRIPREEVLRDTGPILELALGLVAFTVLGLGWLMHWAIPSLPLPVAFALAAVLAPTDPLAVAAIAQRVKIPKRMMNILEGEALLNDATALVCFRFAVAAAASGAFAPAAVVGEFVWVAVLGVGVGVAFAWAASRAGGWLGRAFADDSGILILVSLLIPYAAYLLAVEIGASGILAAVAAGLALNFMDTTALPLAHTRLRGNLVWDMIAYTANGVIFVLLGEQMPAILGRADAIAAYAGHDSPWWLALYVVGVFLALGLLRLAWVGVSLHVFLFRTRATPPKARLRLIAAMAVSGVRGAVTLAAVLSLPLLTEAGDAFPARDLAIFIAMGVIVVSLAGATLALPRLLAGCEMPSESGDEAAEDAAVVAAARAALAAVERLQHVLAHDNPQAERIIQVAAQVMETYHRRIARRDGKQVEGGRWADGIEREMRLAALRAERVEIMRRVRARKLGSATARRLISALDLLETRHSGELHR, from the coding sequence GTGGATCTTGTGCTTACGATTCTGGCGCTGCTCGCGGCGGTGATCGCCGCGGGCGTGATCGAGAAGGCGCTGCGGCTGCCGCTGCCGCGGCCGCTGCTGCAGATCGGCGTCGGCGCGGCGATCGGCGCGGTCGGCGGCCTCGGCCTGCCGCTCGACCCGGAGGTGTTCTTCCTCCTCTTCCTGCCGCCGCTCTTGTTCCTCGACGGCTGGCGGATCCCGCGCGAGGAGGTGCTGCGCGACACCGGCCCGATCCTCGAACTCGCCCTCGGCTTGGTAGCGTTCACCGTGCTCGGCCTCGGCTGGCTGATGCACTGGGCGATCCCGTCGCTGCCGCTGCCGGTGGCGTTTGCGCTCGCCGCGGTTCTCGCCCCCACCGACCCCCTGGCGGTGGCGGCGATCGCGCAGCGGGTGAAGATTCCCAAGCGGATGATGAACATTCTCGAGGGCGAGGCGCTGCTCAACGACGCCACCGCGCTGGTGTGCTTCCGCTTCGCCGTCGCGGCCGCGGCGAGCGGCGCGTTCGCCCCCGCCGCGGTGGTGGGCGAATTCGTCTGGGTGGCGGTGCTCGGCGTCGGCGTCGGCGTCGCCTTCGCCTGGGCGGCGAGCCGCGCGGGCGGCTGGCTCGGCCGCGCCTTCGCCGACGACAGCGGCATCCTCATTCTCGTCAGCCTGCTGATTCCCTACGCCGCCTATCTCCTCGCCGTCGAGATCGGCGCGTCGGGGATTCTCGCGGCGGTCGCCGCCGGGCTCGCGCTCAACTTCATGGATACCACCGCGCTGCCGCTCGCCCACACCCGCCTGCGCGGCAATCTGGTGTGGGATATGATCGCCTACACCGCCAACGGCGTGATCTTCGTCCTCCTCGGCGAGCAGATGCCCGCGATCCTCGGCCGCGCCGACGCGATCGCCGCCTACGCCGGGCACGACAGCCCGTGGTGGCTGGCGCTCTACGTCGTCGGCGTGTTCCTCGCCCTCGGCCTGCTGCGGCTGGCGTGGGTCGGGGTGTCGCTGCACGTGTTCCTGTTCCGCACCCGCGCGACGCCGCCGAAGGCACGCCTGCGCCTGATCGCGGCGATGGCGGTTTCGGGCGTGCGCGGCGCGGTGACCCTGGCGGCGGTGCTGAGCCTGCCGCTGCTCACCGAGGCGGGCGACGCCTTCCCCGCGCGCGATCTCGCGATCTTCATCGCCATGGGGGTGATCGTGGTGTCGCTGGCGGGCGCGACGCTGGCGCTGCCGCGGCTGCTGGCGGGGTGCGAGATGCCTTCGGAGTCCGGCGACGAGGCAGCCGAGGACGCGGCGGTGGTGGCCGCCGCCCGCGCCGCCCTCGCCGCGGTCGAGCGGTTGCAGCACGTGCTCGCCCACGACAATCCGCAGGCGGAGCGGATCATCCAGGTGGCGGCGCAGGTGATGGAGACCTATCACCGCCGCATCGCCCGCCGCGACGGCAAGCAGGTGGAGGGCGGCCGCTGGGCCGACGGTATCGAGCGCGAGATGCGCCTCGCCGCCCTGCGCGCCGAGCGCGTCGAGATCATGCGCCGGGTGCGCGCCCGCAAGCTCGGCAGCGCCACCGCGCGGCGGCTGATCTCCGCCCTCGATCTCCTCGAAACCCGCCATTCCGGCGAGCTCCACCGCTGA